The Xanthomonas sontii genome contains a region encoding:
- a CDS encoding DHA2 family efflux MFS transporter permease subunit, with protein MSNQAAAPAAPGVPGAPAAGFRPASVALCTVGLAMASFMQVLDTTIANVSLPTIAGNLGASSQQATWVITSFAVSNAIALPLTGFLSRRFGETKLFVWATLAFTAASLLCGLAQSMGMLVVSRALQGFVCGPMYPITQSLLVSIYPREKRGQALALLAMITVVAPIAGPILGGWITDNYSWEWIFLINVPLGIIAATVVGSQLRDRPEPIERPRMDYVGLITLIIGVGCLQVVLDLGNDEDWFSSTKIVVLAAISAVALAVFLIWELTDKDPIVDLRLFRHRNFRAGTMALIVAYAAFFSVSLLIPQWLQRDMGYTAIWAGLATAPIGILPVIMTPFVGKYASRFDLRLLASIAFIFMATTSFMRSDFNLQVDFPHVAGVQLLMGVGVALFFMPVLQILLSDLDGREIAAGSGLATFLRTLGGSFAASLTTYLWAKRTQLHHAHLTEHISTYTPGMQEQVQMMGNGSLQNGAALLNNTINHQASQMGFNDIFYLLGWTFLGIIFFLWLAKPPFGGGGGAAAAGGH; from the coding sequence ATGTCCAACCAAGCTGCCGCTCCCGCCGCGCCCGGGGTTCCGGGCGCACCGGCCGCCGGGTTCCGCCCGGCCAGTGTGGCGTTGTGCACGGTGGGCCTGGCGATGGCCTCGTTCATGCAGGTGCTCGACACCACCATCGCCAACGTCTCGCTGCCCACCATCGCCGGCAACCTCGGCGCCAGTTCGCAGCAGGCGACCTGGGTCATCACCTCGTTCGCGGTCAGCAACGCCATCGCGCTGCCGCTGACCGGCTTCCTCAGCCGCCGTTTCGGCGAGACCAAGCTGTTCGTGTGGGCCACGCTGGCCTTCACCGCGGCCTCGCTGCTGTGCGGCCTGGCCCAGAGCATGGGCATGCTGGTGGTGTCGCGCGCGCTGCAGGGTTTCGTCTGCGGCCCGATGTACCCGATCACCCAGAGCCTGCTGGTGTCGATCTACCCGCGCGAGAAACGCGGCCAGGCGCTGGCCTTGCTGGCGATGATCACCGTGGTCGCGCCCATCGCCGGGCCGATCCTCGGCGGCTGGATCACCGACAACTACAGCTGGGAATGGATCTTCCTGATCAACGTGCCGCTGGGCATCATCGCCGCGACCGTGGTCGGCTCGCAGCTGCGCGACCGGCCCGAGCCGATCGAGCGCCCGCGCATGGATTACGTCGGCCTGATCACCCTGATCATCGGCGTCGGCTGCCTGCAGGTGGTGCTGGACCTGGGCAACGACGAGGACTGGTTCAGTTCGACCAAGATCGTCGTGCTGGCCGCGATCTCGGCGGTGGCGCTGGCGGTGTTCCTGATCTGGGAGCTGACCGACAAGGATCCGATCGTCGACCTGCGGCTGTTCCGCCACCGCAACTTCCGCGCCGGCACCATGGCGCTGATCGTCGCCTATGCCGCGTTCTTCAGCGTGTCGCTGCTGATCCCGCAGTGGCTGCAGCGCGACATGGGCTACACCGCGATCTGGGCCGGCCTGGCCACCGCGCCGATCGGCATCCTGCCGGTGATCATGACCCCGTTCGTCGGCAAGTACGCCTCGCGCTTCGACCTGCGGCTGCTGGCCAGCATCGCCTTCATCTTCATGGCCACCACCAGCTTCATGCGCTCGGACTTCAACCTGCAGGTGGATTTCCCGCACGTGGCCGGGGTGCAGTTGCTGATGGGCGTGGGCGTGGCGCTGTTCTTCATGCCGGTGCTGCAGATCCTGCTGTCGGACCTGGACGGGCGCGAGATCGCCGCCGGTTCCGGCCTGGCCACGTTCCTGCGCACGCTGGGCGGCAGCTTCGCCGCCTCGCTGACCACCTACCTGTGGGCCAAGCGCACGCAGCTGCACCATGCGCACCTGACCGAACACATCTCCACCTACACGCCGGGCATGCAGGAACAGGTGCAGATGATGGGCAACGGCAGCCTGCAGAACGGCGCGGCGCTGCTCAACAACACCATCAACCACCAGGCCTCGCAGATGGGCTTCAACGACATCTTCTACCTGCTGGGCTGGACCTTCCTCGGGATCATCTTCTTCCTGTGGCTGGCCAAGCCGCCGTTCGGCGGTGGTGGTGGCGCGGCGGCGGCTGGCGGCCACTGA
- a CDS encoding helix-turn-helix domain-containing protein — protein sequence MNSFGERLREARKAAGLTQEQLGFALDVTKSSVSAWENDRETPSFRLLPTLRSVLNRSLDELVCGVGPGKRVQDLPADYPLLAQDAQERALLARYRNASVRRREAVLELLKPDNG from the coding sequence ATGAATAGCTTCGGCGAGCGTTTGCGCGAAGCCAGAAAAGCCGCCGGGCTCACCCAGGAGCAGTTGGGCTTCGCGCTGGACGTCACCAAGTCCTCGGTGTCGGCCTGGGAGAACGACCGCGAAACGCCGAGCTTCCGCCTGCTGCCGACGCTGCGCAGCGTGCTGAACCGCTCGCTCGACGAACTGGTGTGCGGGGTCGGTCCCGGCAAGCGTGTGCAGGACCTGCCCGCCGACTATCCGTTGCTGGCGCAGGACGCGCAGGAGCGCGCCCTGCTCGCGCGCTATCGCAACGCCTCGGTGCGGCGCCGCGAAGCCGTGCTGGAATTGCTCAAGCCGGACAACGGCTGA
- a CDS encoding efflux RND transporter periplasmic adaptor subunit, whose amino-acid sequence MNQTTTPASSAPAPSRRGKLLRGLAVVVVLVLIALAIWYFLVGRWHEDTDDAYVQGNLVQITPMVAGTVVRIDADDGMRVERGQPLVKLDPADTEVALQQAEANLARTVRQVRGLYRSVEGAQAELSAQQVTLQRARADVARRASLVATGAISAEELAHARDQLAAAEAAVSGSRETLARNRALIDENGVADQPDVQGAAAQVRQAFLNNARSAIVAPVSGYVARRSVQVGQRVQPGTALMAVVPLNQVWVDANFKETQLKHMRLGQPVELESDVYGSAVTYHGTVQSLGIGTGSAFSLLPAQNASGNWIKIVQRVPVRIAIDAKQLEQHPLRIGLSMKADVNLHDQNGAVLPTKPASGALLDTDVYAQQLQQADAAVKQIIHANLPDAAKAN is encoded by the coding sequence ATGAATCAGACAACGACCCCCGCTTCCTCCGCTCCCGCCCCCAGCCGGCGCGGCAAGCTGCTGCGCGGCCTGGCCGTGGTAGTGGTGCTGGTGCTGATCGCGCTGGCGATCTGGTATTTCCTGGTCGGCCGCTGGCACGAGGACACCGACGACGCCTACGTGCAGGGCAACCTGGTGCAGATCACCCCGATGGTGGCCGGCACCGTGGTGCGCATCGACGCCGACGACGGCATGCGCGTGGAGCGCGGCCAGCCGCTGGTCAAGCTCGACCCGGCCGACACCGAGGTCGCCCTGCAGCAGGCCGAGGCCAACCTGGCGCGGACCGTGCGCCAGGTGCGCGGTCTGTACCGCTCGGTCGAGGGCGCCCAGGCCGAACTGTCCGCGCAGCAGGTGACCCTGCAGCGCGCCCGCGCCGACGTCGCCCGCCGCGCCAGCCTGGTCGCCACCGGTGCGATTTCCGCCGAAGAGCTGGCGCATGCCCGCGATCAGCTGGCCGCCGCCGAGGCCGCGGTCAGCGGCTCGCGCGAGACCCTGGCGCGCAACCGCGCGTTGATCGACGAGAACGGCGTGGCCGACCAGCCCGACGTGCAGGGCGCCGCCGCGCAGGTGCGCCAGGCCTTCCTCAACAACGCCCGCAGCGCCATCGTCGCGCCGGTGTCCGGCTACGTGGCACGGCGCTCGGTGCAGGTCGGCCAGCGCGTGCAGCCCGGCACCGCGCTGATGGCGGTGGTGCCGCTGAACCAGGTGTGGGTGGACGCCAACTTCAAGGAAACCCAGCTCAAGCACATGCGCCTGGGCCAGCCGGTGGAACTGGAGTCGGATGTGTATGGCAGCGCGGTGACCTACCACGGCACCGTGCAGAGCCTGGGCATCGGCACCGGCAGTGCGTTCTCGCTGCTGCCGGCGCAGAACGCCAGCGGCAACTGGATCAAGATCGTGCAGCGCGTGCCGGTGCGCATCGCCATCGACGCCAAGCAGCTGGAGCAGCATCCGCTGCGCATCGGCCTGTCGATGAAGGCCGACGTCAACCTGCATGACCAGAACGGCGCGGTGCTGCCGACCAAGCCGGCCAGCGGCGCGCTGCTGGATACCGATGTGTATGCGCAGCAGCTGCAGCAGGCCGATGCGGCCGTGAAGCAGATCATCCACGCCAATCTGCCCGACGCCGCCAAGGCGAACTGA
- the rnr gene encoding ribonuclease R, whose product MTTRKSKSGKPGKSASGDAPTSDTPKKSRLPAWMPSFLRRGPKPPLQPLHPPSPPPAAAPDTAAPIHDPYAAREAERYAQPIASREAILQLLERCDGPQTLDELAEQLGLTEPTRKEALSKRLGAMLREAQVVQNRRGGYAPLQQTNLIPGVVIANPDGFGFLRPDEGGDDLFLPPYEMRKVLHGDRALANVTGIDRRGRREGSIARVLERGLTRMIGRFSLEAGIAFVVPDDKRIQRNVQIPADAVGEARDGQLVVCELTSAPDARRPPIGKIIAVLGDKLTPSLLVEAAIHGHELPYEFPQEVLDEAAAVPLTVEPAAIKGRVDLRQTPLVTIDGADAKDFDDAVFCESNADGFRLVVAIADVSHYVRPGTPLDTEAVKRATSVYFPGFVVPMLPETLSNGICSLNPKVDRMCFVCDMQIDRQGEVAGARFYEAVMNSHARLTYEQVWQAVGEKDEQVRKDVAAVLPQLERLHQLYQILAKARARRGAIEFETAEVRFVLDNTGEVTQAGMLVRNDAHKLIEECMIAANVAAARYLLETHIPAPFRVHERPPESKYADLLEFLKEFKLSLPAWSKVVPGDYTKLLKKVRERPDAALLESVLLRSQSMAVYSPDNAGHFGLALEAYAHFTSPIRRYPDLLVHRAIKYALTRGAPDKYLYAPRAMAALALQCSERERRADEAEREVDERYRAAWMEKHVGGQFDGVVSGVTSFGLFVELDQSKVNGLIHVTQLPQDYYHFDATRKTLTGERRGREFRLGDRVRILVLKASMEERKIDFRLVEEGESAHDELPPPPRGQPAKRKKKKY is encoded by the coding sequence ATGACAACTCGCAAAAGCAAGTCCGGCAAGCCCGGCAAATCCGCGTCCGGCGACGCGCCCACCTCCGATACGCCGAAGAAATCGCGTCTGCCCGCCTGGATGCCCAGCTTCCTGCGCCGCGGCCCCAAGCCGCCGCTGCAACCGCTGCACCCTCCGTCGCCGCCGCCGGCGGCCGCGCCCGACACTGCCGCGCCGATCCACGACCCCTATGCCGCACGCGAGGCCGAGCGCTATGCGCAGCCGATCGCCAGCCGCGAGGCGATCCTGCAACTGCTCGAACGCTGCGACGGTCCGCAGACCCTGGACGAACTGGCCGAACAGCTCGGTCTGACCGAGCCGACCCGCAAGGAAGCGCTGAGCAAGCGCCTGGGTGCGATGCTGCGCGAAGCCCAGGTCGTGCAGAACCGCCGCGGCGGCTACGCGCCGCTGCAGCAGACCAACCTGATCCCCGGTGTGGTGATCGCCAATCCGGACGGATTCGGCTTCCTGCGCCCGGACGAGGGCGGCGACGACCTGTTCCTGCCGCCGTACGAAATGCGCAAGGTGCTGCATGGCGACCGCGCGCTGGCCAACGTCACCGGCATCGACCGCCGCGGCCGCCGCGAGGGCAGCATCGCGCGCGTGCTCGAGCGCGGCCTGACCCGCATGATCGGCCGCTTCAGCCTGGAAGCCGGCATCGCCTTCGTGGTGCCGGACGACAAGCGCATCCAGCGCAACGTGCAGATCCCCGCCGACGCCGTCGGCGAGGCCCGCGACGGGCAACTGGTGGTGTGCGAACTCACCTCCGCGCCGGATGCGCGGCGCCCGCCGATCGGCAAGATCATCGCCGTGCTGGGCGACAAGCTGACCCCGTCGCTGCTGGTGGAAGCGGCGATCCATGGCCACGAGCTGCCCTACGAGTTCCCGCAAGAGGTGCTGGACGAAGCCGCGGCGGTGCCGCTGACGGTGGAGCCGGCGGCGATCAAGGGCCGCGTGGACCTGCGGCAGACGCCGCTGGTGACCATCGACGGCGCCGACGCCAAGGACTTCGACGACGCGGTGTTCTGCGAGTCCAACGCCGACGGGTTCCGCCTGGTGGTGGCGATCGCCGACGTGTCGCACTACGTGCGTCCGGGCACGCCGCTGGACACCGAGGCGGTCAAGCGCGCGACCTCGGTATATTTCCCCGGTTTCGTGGTGCCGATGCTGCCGGAGACGCTGTCCAACGGCATCTGCTCGCTCAACCCCAAGGTCGACCGCATGTGCTTCGTCTGCGACATGCAGATCGACCGCCAGGGCGAGGTGGCCGGTGCGCGCTTCTACGAGGCGGTGATGAACTCGCACGCGCGGCTCACCTACGAACAGGTGTGGCAGGCGGTCGGCGAAAAAGACGAGCAGGTGCGCAAGGACGTGGCGGCGGTGCTGCCGCAGCTGGAGCGGCTGCATCAGCTGTACCAGATCCTGGCCAAGGCGCGCGCGCGCCGCGGCGCGATCGAGTTCGAGACCGCGGAAGTGCGCTTCGTGCTCGACAACACCGGCGAGGTGACCCAGGCCGGCATGCTGGTGCGCAACGACGCGCACAAGCTGATCGAGGAATGCATGATCGCCGCCAACGTGGCCGCGGCGCGCTACCTGCTGGAAACGCACATTCCGGCGCCGTTCCGCGTGCACGAGCGCCCGCCGGAATCCAAGTACGCCGACCTGCTGGAGTTCCTCAAGGAATTCAAGCTGAGCCTGCCGGCGTGGAGCAAGGTGGTACCGGGCGACTACACCAAGCTGCTGAAGAAGGTGCGCGAGCGTCCGGACGCGGCGCTGCTGGAATCGGTGCTGCTGCGCAGCCAGAGCATGGCGGTGTACTCGCCCGACAACGCCGGCCACTTCGGCCTGGCGCTGGAGGCGTACGCGCACTTCACCTCGCCGATCCGCCGCTATCCGGACCTGCTGGTGCACCGCGCGATCAAGTACGCGCTGACCCGCGGCGCGCCGGACAAGTACCTGTACGCGCCGCGCGCGATGGCGGCGCTGGCGCTGCAGTGCTCCGAGCGCGAGCGCCGTGCCGACGAGGCCGAGCGCGAGGTCGACGAGCGCTACCGCGCCGCGTGGATGGAGAAGCACGTCGGCGGGCAGTTCGACGGCGTGGTCAGCGGCGTGACCAGCTTCGGCCTGTTCGTCGAGCTGGACCAGTCCAAGGTCAACGGCCTGATCCACGTGACCCAGTTGCCGCAGGACTATTACCACTTCGACGCCACCCGCAAGACCCTGACCGGCGAGCGCCGCGGGCGCGAGTTCCGCCTTGGCGACCGCGTACGCATCCTGGTGCTGAAGGCGAGCATGGAAGAGCGCAAGATCGACTTCCGCCTGGTCGAAGAAGGCGAATCGGCACACGACGAGTTGCCGCCGCCGCCGCGTGGGCAGCCGGCCA
- a CDS encoding VirK family protein translates to MHSLSASLLAAALFASATSASAATAGADDATLNSLTEIQRALDSGASVAVAIDLSQCTPTSGGATPSQTRGGLRIGAYRVTADGTLSFADEHVTVGRDGKPIQQFLRYQVHPDNSIDFTMFVFALPSYQQTGSTLGYRCAINQGLRFNVGY, encoded by the coding sequence ATGCACAGCCTGTCCGCCTCCCTGCTCGCCGCCGCCCTGTTCGCCAGCGCCACCAGCGCCTCCGCCGCCACCGCCGGTGCCGACGACGCCACGCTCAATTCCCTCACCGAGATCCAGCGCGCCCTGGACAGCGGCGCCTCGGTCGCCGTGGCGATCGACCTGAGCCAGTGCACGCCCACCTCCGGCGGCGCCACCCCGAGCCAGACCCGCGGCGGCCTGCGCATCGGCGCCTACCGCGTCACCGCCGACGGCACCCTGTCCTTCGCCGACGAGCACGTGACCGTCGGCCGCGACGGCAAGCCGATCCAGCAGTTCCTGCGCTACCAGGTGCATCCGGACAACAGCATCGACTTCACCATGTTCGTGTTCGCCCTGCCCAGCTACCAGCAGACCGGCAGCACCCTCGGCTACCGCTGCGCGATCAACCAGGGCCTGCGCTTCAACGTCGGCTACTGA
- a CDS encoding GDSL-type esterase/lipase family protein — MQRFLRAFGARFAASLPRAAVLVLLCLGAHPDHAQAAPPPAASPVPVTPADRLHEAWWAERHQQVLAQVRAHPDAPLLLIGDSITQNDEKAQAPDEDFQSTWQTFYGSRGALNLGFSGDATEHVLWRLQHGEVDGLRPKVAVLLIGTNNTGHEGHSAADTVRGIDAVVATLEQRLPRTRILLLGLLPSALSAQKSARDAEVNRALAVRYGDNPRVAYLDIGTVFQRVDGTLDPSLFYDPRQRPGSGALHPDTRGQRRMAEAIEPTLARLLDEAPRVPLDAMTDVDTARIAVPWLEQDSYDWYGRHHAALDAARQLQPQVVMLGDSITHFWAGAPQAIRVNGAQAWQRTFGDARVLNLGFGWDRTQNVLWRLRQGEVDGLAPRWVVINLGTNNLAGTEHARTNTPRETADGVAAVVAEIRRRLPRSRIVLMGIFPRGFAADAPQRAPILETNRLLAARFAHDPQVRWLDIGARFLQPDGTLPAALMPDGTHPSEAGYAIWGEALRTLGVGG; from the coding sequence ATGCAGCGCTTTCTTCGCGCCTTCGGCGCCCGCTTCGCCGCATCGCTTCCGCGCGCGGCCGTCCTCGTACTGCTATGTCTTGGTGCGCACCCGGACCATGCGCAGGCCGCGCCGCCGCCGGCGGCCTCGCCGGTGCCGGTGACCCCGGCCGATCGCCTGCACGAAGCCTGGTGGGCCGAGCGCCACCAGCAGGTGCTGGCGCAGGTGCGTGCGCACCCGGATGCGCCGCTGCTGCTGATCGGCGATTCGATCACCCAGAACGACGAGAAGGCGCAGGCACCGGACGAAGACTTCCAGTCGACCTGGCAGACCTTCTACGGCAGCCGCGGCGCGCTCAACCTCGGCTTCAGCGGCGACGCCACCGAACACGTGCTGTGGCGTCTGCAGCACGGCGAGGTCGACGGCCTGCGGCCCAAGGTCGCGGTCCTGCTGATCGGTACCAACAACACCGGCCACGAAGGGCACAGCGCGGCGGACACGGTGCGCGGCATCGACGCGGTGGTCGCCACGCTGGAGCAGCGCCTGCCGCGCACCCGCATCCTGTTGCTCGGCCTGCTGCCCAGCGCACTGTCGGCGCAGAAGAGTGCGCGCGACGCCGAGGTCAACCGCGCGCTGGCGGTGCGCTACGGCGACAATCCGCGTGTGGCCTACCTGGACATCGGCACCGTGTTCCAGCGCGTCGACGGCACGCTGGACCCGAGCCTGTTCTACGATCCGCGGCAGCGTCCCGGCAGTGGCGCGCTGCATCCGGACACGCGTGGGCAGCGGCGCATGGCCGAGGCCATCGAGCCGACCCTGGCGCGGCTGCTCGACGAGGCGCCGCGGGTGCCGCTGGACGCGATGACCGACGTCGACACCGCGCGCATCGCCGTGCCCTGGCTGGAGCAGGATTCCTACGACTGGTACGGCCGCCACCATGCCGCGCTGGACGCCGCGCGGCAGTTGCAGCCGCAGGTGGTGATGCTCGGCGACTCGATCACCCATTTCTGGGCGGGCGCGCCGCAGGCGATCCGGGTGAATGGCGCGCAGGCCTGGCAACGCACCTTCGGCGACGCGCGGGTGCTGAACCTGGGCTTCGGCTGGGACCGCACCCAGAACGTACTGTGGCGGCTGCGCCAGGGCGAGGTCGACGGTCTGGCGCCGCGCTGGGTGGTGATCAACCTCGGCACCAACAACCTCGCCGGCACCGAGCATGCGCGCACCAACACGCCGAGGGAGACCGCCGACGGCGTGGCGGCGGTGGTCGCCGAGATCCGGCGGCGCCTGCCACGCAGCCGGATCGTGCTGATGGGCATCTTCCCGCGCGGCTTCGCCGCCGATGCGCCGCAGCGTGCGCCGATCCTGGAGACCAACCGCTTGCTGGCCGCGCGCTTCGCCCACGACCCGCAGGTGCGCTGGCTCGACATCGGCGCGCGCTTCCTGCAGCCGGACGGCACGCTGCCGGCGGCGCTGATGCCCGATGGCACCCATCCCAGCGAAGCGGGCTACGCGATCTGGGGCGAGGCGCTGCGCACGCTCGGCGTCGGCGGCTGA